One Rosa chinensis cultivar Old Blush chromosome 5, RchiOBHm-V2, whole genome shotgun sequence genomic region harbors:
- the LOC112166325 gene encoding ABC transporter B family member 9 isoform X1 produces the protein MEGGGGDGDGRAKVSDPDKQKVPFYKLFLFADQYDVGLMIVGSICAIGNGLSQPFMTLIFGSLINTFGHTDRAHIVPMISKVSLKFVYLGIGTGIAAFLQVSCWMVTGERQATRIRSLYLKAILRQDIGYFDTETNTGEIIGRMSGDTILIQDAMGEKVGKFIQLLSTFVGGFVIALVKGWLLTLVLLSCIPAIVFAGGIMAIIVSKMSTRGQRAYAEAGSIVEQTVGAIRTVASFTGEKQAIEKYNKKLKVAYNSTVQQGLATGVGLGTFILIVFGTYGLAIWYGSKMIIEKGYNGGQVINVIFAIMTGGMCLGQTSPSLNAFAAGTAAAYKMLETIKRKPKIDPYDTSGVVLDDIKGDVELKDVYFRYPARPDVQIFAGFSLHVPSGTTTALVGQSGSGKSTVIGLVERFYDPEAGEVLIDGVDLKKLHLRSIREKIGLVSQEPNLFTTTIRENIAYGKENATQEEIRRAIELANAAKFIDKLPQGLDTMVGEHGTSLSGGQKQRIAIARAILKNPRILLLDEATSALDAESERIVQDALVRLMSNRTTIVVAHRLTTIRNADAIAVVHKGKIVEIGTHDDLTQNPEGAYSQLIRLQERAKEKGAEPSDPDNGLNIDRTMSRSGSQRLSAVRSLSKGSSGSRRSFTITSFGVPAPVNCEVQVEEEDEENRVKTKVDPEQRKKVSIKRLAYLNKPELPVLLLGSIAAAGHGVIFPVFGLLLSKAIKMFYEPHNELRKDSKVWAGVYVGIGFFGLFVIPGQNFFFGIAGGKLIERIRALTFQKVVHQQISWFDDPANSSGAIGARLSSDASTVKALVGDALALIAQNIATIIAGLIIGFVANWRLALIIIAVSPLLIGQGILQTKFLKGFSADAKVMYEEASQVANDAIGSIRTVASFCSEKKVMDTYEKKCEGPMKQGVRLGVVSGTGFGASFVVMFFTNALIFYVGAHLVKNGQATFEQVFRVFFALTISAVGVSQSTGMAPDSNKAKDSAASIFQILDSKPKIDSSSDDGMTLPSITGEIDLDHVSFKYPTRPDVQIFRDICLKIPSGKTVALVGESGSGKSTVIGLIERFYDPDTGSVLLDGVEIHKFKLNWLRQQIGLVGQEPILFNESIRTNIAYGKLGDATEEEIIAATTASNAHNFISSLPQGYDTSVGERGVQLSGGQKQRIAIARAILKDPKILLLDEATSALDAESERIVQDALDRVMVNRTTVVVAHRLTTIKGADIIAVVKNGVIAEKGSHDYLMRITDGAYASLVALHASAA, from the exons atggaaggaggaggaggagatggagatggaagAGCAAAAGTTAGCGATCCAGACAAGCAGAAGGTCCCGTTCTACAAGCTGTTTCTGTTCGCAGACCAATATGACGTGGGGTTGATGATCGTCGGGAGTATCTGTGCCATCGGAAACGGGCTGTCGCAGCCGTTCATGACGCTCATCTTCGGCAGTCTTATCAATACTTTCGGACATACTGACCGGGCTCATATCGTCCCCATGATTTCTAAG GTGTCTCTAAAATTTGTGTACTTGGGCATTGGTACTGGCATTGCTGCATTTCTAC AGGTATCATGTTGGATGGTAACTGGGGAAAGACAGGCCACTCGAATTCGAAGCTTGTACTTGAAAGCAATTTTAAGACAGGACATTGGATATTTTGACACCGAAACTAACACTGGAGAGATCATTGGCAGAATGTCAGGGGACACAATTCTCATTCAAGATGCCATGGGAGAAAAG GTGGGGAAGTTCATTCAACTCCTTTCAACTTTTGTAGGCGGTTTTGTAATTGCTTTGGTCAAAGGATGGCTTCTCACCCTGGTGTTACTGTCATGTATTCCCGCTATTGTCTTTGCTGGTGGAATCATGGCCATTATTGTTTCCAAAATGTCAACACGTGGACAGCGTGCTTATGCGGAAGCTGGCAGTATAGTAGAACAAACAGTTGGAGCCATTCGAACA GTTGCATCTTTTACCGGAGAGAAGCAAGCGATAGAAAAATATAACAAGAAGCTAAAGGTTGCCTACAATAGTACAGTTCAACAAGGACTTGCCACAGGAGTTGGACTTGGTACGTTCATACTTATTGTCTTTGGCACTTATGGACTTGCCATATGGTATGGATCCAAAATGATCATCGAAAAAGGATATAATGGAGGCCAAGTCATCAATGTTATATTTGCAATAATGACGGGTGGAAT GTGCCTGGGGCAGACATCACCGTCTTTGAATGCATTTGCAGCTGGGACAGCTGCTGCATACAAAATGCTCGAGACCATCAAACGAAAGCCGAAGATTGATCCTTATGATACCTCTGGAGTTGTATTGGACGATATTAAAGGAGATGTGGAGCTCAAAGACGTCTATTTCAGGTACCCTGCCAGGCCGGACGTGCAGATTTTTGCGGGATTCTCGTTGCATGTTCCGAGTGGCACAACGACTGCTTTGGTTGGGCAGAGTGGAAGTGGGAAGTCAACCGTGATAGGCTTGGTAGAGAGGTTTTATGATCCAGAAGCTGGTGAAGTACTTATAGATGGTGTCGATTTGAAGAAGTTGCATCTAAGATCGATAAGGGAGAAGATTGGGCTTGTAAGTCAAGAGCCGAATCTTTTTACTACAACAATAAGGGAGAACATAGCATATGGGAAGGAAAATGCAACTCAAGAAGAGATTAGAAGAGCAATTGAGCTCGCAAATGCAGCAAAGTTTATTGACAAGTTGCCTCAG GGGCTCGACACAATGGTAGGTGAGCATGGAACATCGTTATCGGGTGGACAAAAGCAAagaattgcaattgcaagagccATTTTAAAGAACCCTAGAATTCTACTTCTGGACGAAGCAACAAGCGCCTTGGATGCTGAGTCGGAGAGAATTGTTCAAGATGCACTGGTGAGATTGATGTCAAATAGAACGACTATAGTTGTTGCACATCGCTTAACAACGATTAGGAATGCTGATGCAATAGCTGTGGTGCATAAAGGGAAAATTGTTGAAATAG GAACTCATGATGACTtgacccaaaacccagaaggaGCTTATAGCCAACTAATCCGCCTGCAAGAAAGAGCTAAAGAAAAAGGTGCAGAGCCCTCTGATCCAGATAATGGTTTGAATATAGATAGGACAATGAGTAGATCTGGGAGCCAGAGACTTTCAGCAGTGAGATCTTTAAGCAAAGGTTCATCAGGTAGTCGGCGCTCATTCACTATTACTAGCTTTGGTGTTCCTGCTCCAGTTAATTGTGAAGTacaagtagaagaagaagatgaggagaaCCGTGTGAAAACGAAGGTTGATCCGGAGCAACGCAAAAAAGTTTCCATCAAAAGGCTGGCCTATTTGAATAAACCTGAGCTTCCAGTTTTGCTGCTTGGATCTATTGCTGCAGCAGGTCATGGAGTGATTTTTCCTGTCTTCGGCTTACTACTCTCAAAAGCCATCAAGATGTTCTATGAACCGCATAATGAGCTGCGAAAAGACTCCAAAGTTTGGGCAGGAGTGTATGTTGGTATAGGTTTCTTTGGGTTGTTTGTTATTCCAGGGCAAAATTTCTTCTTTGGAATTGCAGGTGGGAAGCTGATAGAGCGAATTCGTGCCTTGACATTCCAAAAAGTTGTACACCAGCAAATTAGTTGGTTTGATGATCCTGCAAATTCAAG TGGTGCTATTGGTGCAAGGTTGTCTTCTGATGCTTCAACTGTGAAGGCTCTTGTTGGTGACGCATTAGCCTTGATTGCTCAGAACATAGCAACAATCATAGCAGGACTGATTATAGGTTTCGTAGCTAACTGGAGACTAGCGCTTATAATTATAGCTGTGTCGCCATTGTTGATTGGGCAAGGAATACTCCAAACAAAATTTCTTAAAGGGTTTAGTGCCGATGCCAAG GTTATGTATGAAGAAGCAAGTCAAGTGGCAAATGATGCAATTGGTAGCATTCGAACTGTTGCATCATTTTGTTCTGAAAAGAAGGTGATGGATACGTATGAGAAGAAGTGTGAAGGTCCAATGAAACAAGGAGTACGACTGGGAGTAGTAAGTGGTACAGGTTTTGGCGCTTCATTTGTAGTAATGTTCTTCACAAATGCATTAATTTTCTATGTTGGAGCTCATCTTGTGAAAAATGGGCAAGCCACATTTGAACAAGTATTCAGG GTGTTCTTTGCTCTAACTATTTCAGCTGTGGGGGTTTCACAATCTACTGGCATGGCTCCTGACTCCAATAAAGCCAAGGACTCAGCAGcttcaatatttcaaattcttgATAGCAAGCCGAAGATCGATTCAAGCAGTGATGATGGCATGACACTACCGAGCATTACTGGAGAAATTGATCTTGACCATGTCAGCTTCAAATACCCCACAAGACCAGATGTGCAGATATTCAGGGACATTTGTTTGAAAATCCCTTCTGGAAAG ACTGTTGCTTTGGTTGGAGAGAGTGGCAGTGGGAAATCGACAGTAATAGGACTTATAGAGCGTTTCTATGACCCCGATACAGGTAGCGTACTGTTAGACGGAGTGGAAATCCACAAGTTCAAGCTAAACTGGTTGAGGCAACAGATTGGTTTGGTTGGTCAAGAACCTATTCTCTTTAATGAGTCAATTCGTACCAACATTGCCTATGGCAAGCTGGGAGATGCAACCGAAGAAGAGATCATAGCAGCAACAACTGCATCAAATGCGCACAATTTCATATCTTCATTGCCTCAAGGATATGACACCTCAGTGGGGGAACGAGGTGTTCAGTTATCAGGCGGGCAAAAGCAAAGAATAGCCATTGCAAGGGCTATACTAAAGGACCCAAAAATCCTTTTGCTTGACGAAGCTACCAGTGCACTGGACGCAGAATCAGAACGTATAGTACAAGATGCTTTGGACAGAGTTATGGTGAATAGGACAACTGTTGTTGTTGCTCACCGCCTCACCACGATCAAAGGAGCAGATATAATCGCTGTGGTGAAGAATGGTGTGATTGCTGAGAAGGGAAGCCATGATTATCTGATGAGGATCACTGATGGGGCTTATGCATCTTTGGTGGCACTTCACGCTAGTGCAGCATGA
- the LOC112166325 gene encoding ABC transporter B family member 9 isoform X2 produces MEGGGGDGDGRAKVSDPDKQKVPFYKLFLFADQYDVGLMIVGSICAIGNGLSQPFMTLIFGSLINTFGHTDRAHIVPMISKVSLKFVYLGIGTGIAAFLQVSCWMVTGERQATRIRSLYLKAILRQDIGYFDTETNTGEIIGRMSGDTILIQDAMGEKVGKFIQLLSTFVGGFVIALVKGWLLTLVLLSCIPAIVFAGGIMAIIVSKMSTRGQRAYAEAGSIVEQTVGAIRTVASFTGEKQAIEKYNKKLKVAYNSTVQQGLATGVGLGTFILIVFGTYGLAIWYGSKMIIEKGYNGGQVINVIFAIMTGGMCLGQTSPSLNAFAAGTAAAYKMLETIKRKPKIDPYDTSGVVLDDIKGDVELKDVYFRYPARPDVQIFAGFSLHVPSGTTTALVGQSGSGKSTVIGLVERFYDPEAGEVLIDGVDLKKLHLRSIREKIGLVSQEPNLFTTTIRENIAYGKENATQEEIRRAIELANAAKFIDKLPQGLDTMVGEHGTSLSGGQKQRIAIARAILKNPRILLLDEATSALDAESERIVQDALVRLMSNRTTIVVAHRLTTIRNADAIAVVHKGKIVEIGTHDDLTQNPEGAYSQLIRLQERAKEKGAEPSDPDNGLNIDRTMSRSGSQRLSAVRSLSKGSSGSRRSFTITSFGVPAPVNCEVQVEEEDEENRVKTKVDPEQRKKVSIKRLAYLNKPELPVLLLGSIAAAGHGVIFPVFGLLLSKAIKMFYEPHNELRKDSKVWAGVYVGIGFFGLFVIPGQNFFFGIAGGKLIERIRALTFQKVVHQQISWFDDPANSSGAIGARLSSDASTVKALVGDALALIAQNIATIIAGLIIGFVANWRLALIIIAVSPLLIGQGILQTKFLKGFSADAKVMYEEASQVANDAIGSIRTVASFCSEKKVMDTYEKKCEGPMKQGVRLGVVSGTGFGASFVVMFFTNALIFYVGAHLVKNGQATFEQVFRVFFALTISAVGVSQSTGMAPDSNKAKDSAASIFQILDSKPKIDSSSDDGMTLPSITGEIDLDHVSFKYPTRPDVQIFRDICLKIPSGKVAYC; encoded by the exons atggaaggaggaggaggagatggagatggaagAGCAAAAGTTAGCGATCCAGACAAGCAGAAGGTCCCGTTCTACAAGCTGTTTCTGTTCGCAGACCAATATGACGTGGGGTTGATGATCGTCGGGAGTATCTGTGCCATCGGAAACGGGCTGTCGCAGCCGTTCATGACGCTCATCTTCGGCAGTCTTATCAATACTTTCGGACATACTGACCGGGCTCATATCGTCCCCATGATTTCTAAG GTGTCTCTAAAATTTGTGTACTTGGGCATTGGTACTGGCATTGCTGCATTTCTAC AGGTATCATGTTGGATGGTAACTGGGGAAAGACAGGCCACTCGAATTCGAAGCTTGTACTTGAAAGCAATTTTAAGACAGGACATTGGATATTTTGACACCGAAACTAACACTGGAGAGATCATTGGCAGAATGTCAGGGGACACAATTCTCATTCAAGATGCCATGGGAGAAAAG GTGGGGAAGTTCATTCAACTCCTTTCAACTTTTGTAGGCGGTTTTGTAATTGCTTTGGTCAAAGGATGGCTTCTCACCCTGGTGTTACTGTCATGTATTCCCGCTATTGTCTTTGCTGGTGGAATCATGGCCATTATTGTTTCCAAAATGTCAACACGTGGACAGCGTGCTTATGCGGAAGCTGGCAGTATAGTAGAACAAACAGTTGGAGCCATTCGAACA GTTGCATCTTTTACCGGAGAGAAGCAAGCGATAGAAAAATATAACAAGAAGCTAAAGGTTGCCTACAATAGTACAGTTCAACAAGGACTTGCCACAGGAGTTGGACTTGGTACGTTCATACTTATTGTCTTTGGCACTTATGGACTTGCCATATGGTATGGATCCAAAATGATCATCGAAAAAGGATATAATGGAGGCCAAGTCATCAATGTTATATTTGCAATAATGACGGGTGGAAT GTGCCTGGGGCAGACATCACCGTCTTTGAATGCATTTGCAGCTGGGACAGCTGCTGCATACAAAATGCTCGAGACCATCAAACGAAAGCCGAAGATTGATCCTTATGATACCTCTGGAGTTGTATTGGACGATATTAAAGGAGATGTGGAGCTCAAAGACGTCTATTTCAGGTACCCTGCCAGGCCGGACGTGCAGATTTTTGCGGGATTCTCGTTGCATGTTCCGAGTGGCACAACGACTGCTTTGGTTGGGCAGAGTGGAAGTGGGAAGTCAACCGTGATAGGCTTGGTAGAGAGGTTTTATGATCCAGAAGCTGGTGAAGTACTTATAGATGGTGTCGATTTGAAGAAGTTGCATCTAAGATCGATAAGGGAGAAGATTGGGCTTGTAAGTCAAGAGCCGAATCTTTTTACTACAACAATAAGGGAGAACATAGCATATGGGAAGGAAAATGCAACTCAAGAAGAGATTAGAAGAGCAATTGAGCTCGCAAATGCAGCAAAGTTTATTGACAAGTTGCCTCAG GGGCTCGACACAATGGTAGGTGAGCATGGAACATCGTTATCGGGTGGACAAAAGCAAagaattgcaattgcaagagccATTTTAAAGAACCCTAGAATTCTACTTCTGGACGAAGCAACAAGCGCCTTGGATGCTGAGTCGGAGAGAATTGTTCAAGATGCACTGGTGAGATTGATGTCAAATAGAACGACTATAGTTGTTGCACATCGCTTAACAACGATTAGGAATGCTGATGCAATAGCTGTGGTGCATAAAGGGAAAATTGTTGAAATAG GAACTCATGATGACTtgacccaaaacccagaaggaGCTTATAGCCAACTAATCCGCCTGCAAGAAAGAGCTAAAGAAAAAGGTGCAGAGCCCTCTGATCCAGATAATGGTTTGAATATAGATAGGACAATGAGTAGATCTGGGAGCCAGAGACTTTCAGCAGTGAGATCTTTAAGCAAAGGTTCATCAGGTAGTCGGCGCTCATTCACTATTACTAGCTTTGGTGTTCCTGCTCCAGTTAATTGTGAAGTacaagtagaagaagaagatgaggagaaCCGTGTGAAAACGAAGGTTGATCCGGAGCAACGCAAAAAAGTTTCCATCAAAAGGCTGGCCTATTTGAATAAACCTGAGCTTCCAGTTTTGCTGCTTGGATCTATTGCTGCAGCAGGTCATGGAGTGATTTTTCCTGTCTTCGGCTTACTACTCTCAAAAGCCATCAAGATGTTCTATGAACCGCATAATGAGCTGCGAAAAGACTCCAAAGTTTGGGCAGGAGTGTATGTTGGTATAGGTTTCTTTGGGTTGTTTGTTATTCCAGGGCAAAATTTCTTCTTTGGAATTGCAGGTGGGAAGCTGATAGAGCGAATTCGTGCCTTGACATTCCAAAAAGTTGTACACCAGCAAATTAGTTGGTTTGATGATCCTGCAAATTCAAG TGGTGCTATTGGTGCAAGGTTGTCTTCTGATGCTTCAACTGTGAAGGCTCTTGTTGGTGACGCATTAGCCTTGATTGCTCAGAACATAGCAACAATCATAGCAGGACTGATTATAGGTTTCGTAGCTAACTGGAGACTAGCGCTTATAATTATAGCTGTGTCGCCATTGTTGATTGGGCAAGGAATACTCCAAACAAAATTTCTTAAAGGGTTTAGTGCCGATGCCAAG GTTATGTATGAAGAAGCAAGTCAAGTGGCAAATGATGCAATTGGTAGCATTCGAACTGTTGCATCATTTTGTTCTGAAAAGAAGGTGATGGATACGTATGAGAAGAAGTGTGAAGGTCCAATGAAACAAGGAGTACGACTGGGAGTAGTAAGTGGTACAGGTTTTGGCGCTTCATTTGTAGTAATGTTCTTCACAAATGCATTAATTTTCTATGTTGGAGCTCATCTTGTGAAAAATGGGCAAGCCACATTTGAACAAGTATTCAGG GTGTTCTTTGCTCTAACTATTTCAGCTGTGGGGGTTTCACAATCTACTGGCATGGCTCCTGACTCCAATAAAGCCAAGGACTCAGCAGcttcaatatttcaaattcttgATAGCAAGCCGAAGATCGATTCAAGCAGTGATGATGGCATGACACTACCGAGCATTACTGGAGAAATTGATCTTGACCATGTCAGCTTCAAATACCCCACAAGACCAGATGTGCAGATATTCAGGGACATTTGTTTGAAAATCCCTTCTGGAAAG GTAGCGTACTGTTAG
- the LOC112166326 gene encoding protein SRG1 isoform X1 produces MVLIYTQAVRLIINKNLFSEFGAMEELAKLGSSLPVPCVQELAKEPLTTVPHRYVRPDQDPPFISGMATPSPQVPVIDMNKLLSEETMPAELQEFHLACKEWGFFQLINHGVGETLLESVKSGIQEFFSLPMEKKKQFWQQPEIMEGFGQAFVVSENQKLDWSDIFYLITLPKHLRKPHLFPNIPQPLRDNLEVYSAELEDLAKKILDLMAKALGVDADYIKELFDQGTQMVRMNYYPPCKQPELVIGLNPHSDPVGLTILLQVNEMEGLQVRKDGMWIPIKPLNNAFVVNVGDILEIVTNGIYRSIEHRAIVNQEKERLSIATFYSPKLEGEMGPAPSLITPERPALFKRIGVADYFRGVFERKLDGKSYVDVMRIQHGEDGKGTQD; encoded by the exons ATGGTTCTTATATATACGCAAGCGGTGAGATTAATCATCAATAAGAACTTGTTCTCTGAGTTTGGAGCAATGGAAGAATTAGCAAAGCTAGGGAGCTCTCTTCCGGTGCCTTGTGTTCAGGAGCTAGCGAAAGAGCCATTAACTACAGTCCCACACCGATATGTTCGCCCTGATCAAGATCCTCCCTTCATTTCTGGTATGGCCACTCCTTCACCTCAAGTACcag TGATCGACATGAACAAGTTACTTTCGGAAGAAACCATGCCAGCAGAGTTGCAGGAGTTCCACCTTGCTTGCAAAGAATGGGGTTTCTTCCAG CTGATAAATCATGGAGTTGGTGAAACTTTGTTGGAGAGTGTGAAGTCAGGGATTCAAGAATTCTTCAGTCTCCCaatggaaaagaagaaacagTTTTGGCAGCAGCCAGAAATTATGGAGGGTTTTGGACAAGCATTTGTTGTGTCTGAGAACCAGAAACTTGATTGGTCAGACATATTCTACTTGATCACACTCCCAAAACATTTGAGGAAGCCACATTTATTCCCCAATATTCCTCAACCACTAAG AGATAACTTAGAAGTGTACTCTGCGGAACTAGAAGATCTTGCCAAGAAGATTCTTGATCTCATGGCAAAAGCACTGGGAGTGGATGCTGACTATATAAAAGAGTTGTTTGACCAAGGGACTCAAATGGTTAGGATGAACTATTATCCACCATGTAAGCAACCAGAGCTTGTCATTGGCCTTAACCCTCACTCAGATCCTGTTGGATTGACAATCCTCCTCCAAGTGAATGAAATGGAAGGCCTTCAGGTTAGAAAAGATGGTATGTGGATTCCGATTAAACCCCTAAACAATGCTTTCGTCGTCAACGTTGGAGATATTTTGGAG ATTGTGACGAATGGAATATACCGTAGCATTGAGCATCGGGCAATAGTGAACCAGGAGAAGGAAAGGCTGTCAATAGCCACATTTTACAGTCCAAAATTGGAGGGAGAAATGGGTCCTGCTCCGAGCCTCATTACTCCAGAGAGACCAGCATTGTTCAAGAGAATAGGTGTTGCAGACTACTTCAGGGGAGTTTTTGAACGCAAACTCGATGGGAAATCATACGTAGATGTCATGAGGATTCAACATGGTGAGGATGGCAAAGGCACCCAAGACTAG
- the LOC112166326 gene encoding protein SRG1 isoform X2: protein MVLIYTQAVRLIINKNLFSEFGAMEELAKLGSSLPVPCVQELAKEPLTTVPHRYVRPDQDPPFISGMATPSPQVPVIDMNKLLSEETMPAELQEFHLACKEWGFFQLINHGVGETLLESVKSGIQEFFSLPMEKKKQFWQQPEIMEGFGQAFVVSENQKLDWSDIFYLITLPKHLRKPHLFPNIPQPLRDNLEVYSAELEDLAKKILDLMAKALGVDADYIKELFDQGTQMVRMNYYPPCKQPELVIGLNPHSDPVGLTILLQVNEMEGLQVRKDGMWIPIKPLNNAFVVNVGDILEIVTNGIYRSIEHRAIVNQEKERLSIATFYSPKLEGEMGPAPSLITPERPALFKRIGVADYFRGVFERKLDGKSYVDVMRIQHGEDGKGTQD, encoded by the exons ATGGTTCTTATATATACGCAAGCGGTGAGATTAATCATCAATAAGAACTTGTTCTCTGAGTTTGGAGCAATGGAAGAATTAGCAAAGCTAGGGAGCTCTCTTCCGGTGCCTTGTGTTCAGGAGCTAGCGAAAGAGCCATTAACTACAGTCCCACACCGATATGTTCGCCCTGATCAAGATCCTCCCTTCATTTCTGGTATGGCCACTCCTTCACCTCAAGTAC cagTGATCGACATGAACAAGTTACTTTCGGAAGAAACCATGCCAGCAGAGTTGCAGGAGTTCCACCTTGCTTGCAAAGAATGGGGTTTCTTCCAG CTGATAAATCATGGAGTTGGTGAAACTTTGTTGGAGAGTGTGAAGTCAGGGATTCAAGAATTCTTCAGTCTCCCaatggaaaagaagaaacagTTTTGGCAGCAGCCAGAAATTATGGAGGGTTTTGGACAAGCATTTGTTGTGTCTGAGAACCAGAAACTTGATTGGTCAGACATATTCTACTTGATCACACTCCCAAAACATTTGAGGAAGCCACATTTATTCCCCAATATTCCTCAACCACTAAG AGATAACTTAGAAGTGTACTCTGCGGAACTAGAAGATCTTGCCAAGAAGATTCTTGATCTCATGGCAAAAGCACTGGGAGTGGATGCTGACTATATAAAAGAGTTGTTTGACCAAGGGACTCAAATGGTTAGGATGAACTATTATCCACCATGTAAGCAACCAGAGCTTGTCATTGGCCTTAACCCTCACTCAGATCCTGTTGGATTGACAATCCTCCTCCAAGTGAATGAAATGGAAGGCCTTCAGGTTAGAAAAGATGGTATGTGGATTCCGATTAAACCCCTAAACAATGCTTTCGTCGTCAACGTTGGAGATATTTTGGAG ATTGTGACGAATGGAATATACCGTAGCATTGAGCATCGGGCAATAGTGAACCAGGAGAAGGAAAGGCTGTCAATAGCCACATTTTACAGTCCAAAATTGGAGGGAGAAATGGGTCCTGCTCCGAGCCTCATTACTCCAGAGAGACCAGCATTGTTCAAGAGAATAGGTGTTGCAGACTACTTCAGGGGAGTTTTTGAACGCAAACTCGATGGGAAATCATACGTAGATGTCATGAGGATTCAACATGGTGAGGATGGCAAAGGCACCCAAGACTAG
- the LOC112166327 gene encoding xyloglucan endotransglucosylase/hydrolase 2 produces the protein MLKIVLFFLSVSCSFMAAASAGNFYRDFDLTWGDHRAKILDGGNLLTLSLDQISGSGFQSKREYLFGRIDMQLKLVAGNSAGTVTAYYLSSEGPNHDEIDFEFLGNLSGDPYIVHTNVYTQGKGGREQQFYLWFDPTKNFHTYSILWNPQRIIFLVDNTPIRVFNNEESIGVGFPKKQPMKLYSSLWNADQWATKGGLIKTDWSKAPFTAYYKSFNANACVWSRGSSSCANSKSTQRPDGFGINNNNGWQTQGLNAPGRRRLRWVQRYYMIYNYCTDLKRFPQGRPRECRRSRF, from the exons ATGTTGAAGATCGTCTTGTTCTTTCTGTCTGTGAGTTGTTCATTCATGGCTGCTGCTTCAGCTGGTAATTTCTACCGGGATTTCGACCTAACTTGGGGAGACCATCGAGCTAAGATACTCGACGGAGGAAACCTCCTCACTCTTTCTCTCGACCAAATCTCTGGCTCTGGGTTTCAGTCCAAGAGAGAATATCTTTTCGGCAGAATCGACATGCAGCTTAAGCTTGTCGCCGGCAACTCCGCCGGCACCGTCACCGCTTACTAT TTGTCTTCAGAAGGGCCGAATCACGATGAGattgattttgagtttttgggGAACTTGAGTGGAGATCCTTATATTGTCCATACGAACGTTTATACACAAGGGAAAGGGGGTAGAGAGCAACAATTCTACCTATGGTTCGACCCAACAAAAAACTTTCACACATACTCAATCCTTTGGAATCCCCAACGTATCAT ATTCTTGGTGGATAACACACCCATTAGAGTGTTCAACAACGAGGAATCAATTGGAGTTGGCTTCCCCAAGAAGCAACCCATGAAGCTCTACTCGAGTCTCTGGAACGCGGACCAATGGGCAACAAAAGGCGGGCTAATCAAAACCGACTGGTCCAAGGCTCCATTCACAGCCTACTACAAAAGCTTCAACGCCAATGCCTGTGTTTGGTCTCGGGGTTCTTCATCGTGTGCCAACTCCAAAAGTACCCAAAGACCAGATGGCTTCggcatcaacaacaacaatggtTGGCAGACTCAAGGGCTTAATGCACCTGGTCGAAGAAGACTGAGATGGGTGCAGAGATACTACATGATTTATAACTATTGCACTGATTTGAAGCGATTCCCTCAGGGTCGGCCAAGGGAGTGTAGGCGTTCTAGGTTTTAG